The Esox lucius isolate fEsoLuc1 chromosome 5, fEsoLuc1.pri, whole genome shotgun sequence genome includes a region encoding these proteins:
- the itgb4 gene encoding integrin beta-4 isoform X1, whose translation MGRWMFHLCVGVVLAVLMASCYAEVNPCLEKSSQTCSACIQRAKDCAYCPDEVYDGPRCDLKQVIVMRGCKNTMTATGSVSILEKQRIDKTIIRSQVSPQKVTMSLLPGEERVIDMEVYEPVKGPLDLYILMDFSNSMQDDLDNLKKMGTQLAELIKDLSDDFTIGFGKFVDKVVEPQTDMRPSKLAKPWPNSDPPFSFQHVITLTSDERTFTEKLTKERISGNLDAPEGGFDAILQTAVCGDKIGWRNDSTHLLVFSTESAFHYEADGANVLSGILPRNDEQCHLDTQGKYTMDTKQDYPSVPTLVRLLGNHNIIPIFAVTKYSYSYYEKLQEYFPIAELGILQEDSTNFIALLRSAFASIRSKMSIRAQNPISAIQAEVQSEVASTAQAGYFEIKPGNIGRFKVRVKANEKAGEGHVCELKKSDRNGEISVKPTTFSADLKINAEVLCQTCKCEQERMKNAPKCSGNGDLVCGTCQCAPGWMGPFCNCSAKLSSNTESTCLGPNMAKPCSDRGQCLCGTCVCDQPDQYEGPYCQFHKLQCPRHRGFLCYDHGSCSMGQCVCAHGWKGQACECPLSNQTCLDTKGGLCNNIGECECGRCKCPDKGLPMTSTCERNVQAQRGMCDGMRSCVQCQAWKTGEKKAKDKCDTCPFKVIMVDKLKENEDVFETCVYRDEDDDCTYQFTVDYSDKQTEKNLEVQGLKKKECPPGSFLWLIPLIMFLMLLLGLLLLCCWKYCACCKAFLALLPCCGKGRMVGFKEDQYMLRQSLLTSDHLDTPLVRTGPPKSTDVVRWKITDNVHRPPSHPLAQVQPDPKQIIPFPLSLRLVRLFSDNLSRQDSRDSELLRREVNDNLNEVYKQIPYAKAVEDTTFRLQRNAGKRKDHTIVDTVLHAPRSSYPDIVQLTEKNVQSGNFQDVKVMPNYYTVATDREATGAVEFQEGVEMVDVRVPLFIKDEDDDEKRLLLKAVDVPLGIAEIGKRFVNITIIKEHAKSVLTFLQPAYTYSRQDKVANIPISREIIEDGNTQVTYRTRDLTAKDKKDYVAVDGVLPYGPGETQKNVPVSLLELGKGDSLLDTQVKQFVMDLSNPKQGAKLGRYPRTTVTITDQPEPSVVMFKKSTQNFSTADPTYSIPVVRTRNAEGPAMVHWKTRSSKRYDLSGPLKFAPGETEKNIVIDPRSVKPESPVKPETFQLELFDPSENTAVGERKITMVNVTDGGRPEVAQMQSKGFSHPVASPGGRLLSPTNVKATATGPRNIRLNWDSLGNSLGYKVKYWIYGDPEADAQVMDVKTTQAELTKLYPYCDYEMKVCGYNALGDGNYSEMVPCQTLEDVPSEPGRLAFNVISPTVTQVSWAEPAEPNGVITAYEVIYTPINEDNKQMGVSKKVKIDNPKKRMLLIENLQSAQTYFYQVRAKNSVGWGPFKDATINLASQPTRPMSIPIIPDIPIVDAEAGEDYDSYLMYSSEVLKSPTGSKRPSVSDEEQVNGRWEQNFLFPGGGGSMSRSANMSSSSYGQASPMSTLSSNHRGGGGGSMTMDSTTTYISGQGGTSLSRTQMIGGGTRTENVVMRKRSENRGYYEYDDNIRDSIVIGDMHSGLSGYSEGQSTYGFSPTKTLTSSQYSYGMSQAFRGRTHSEDVNDVLLNLDRVLLESRPSPGVPDTPTRLVFSALGPTALKVSWQEPHCERDVLGYCVLYQLLNGGDVKRINVSSPAENSVVVQDLLPNHSYLFKVKAQSQEGWGPEREGVITIESAVDPNSPLSPMPGSPFTLSTPSAPGPLVFTALSPEALQLSWDKPRKPNGDILGYVVTCEQLHGGGDMRTFQVSGDSAETSLTVPNLRENMPYKFKVQAKTTQGFGPEREGIITIESQEGGSVSQISGIGGMSQLGGLSGLSQLGGMSQYSTQSVTNREVFQLPTDVTTHTNVTHTMVNDPYFSGDGMMMTGMTTQHIETGGMVTRHVTKEVVQRSMQMAGTSSVTKKVERSFYET comes from the exons GGCAGTGTCTCCATATTGGAA AAACAACGAATCGACAAAACGATCATCCGCTCCCAGGTATCTCCTCAGAAGGTGACTATGAGCCTGCTtccaggagaggagagggtgatAGATATGGAGGTGTATGAACCAGTTAAAGGCCCTCTGGACCTCTATATTCTTATGGACTTCTCCAACTCCATGCAAGATGATCTGGACAACCTCAAAAAGATGGGCACCCAACTGG CGGAACTGATTAAAGACCTGTCTGACGACTTCACTATTGGCTTCGGCAAGTTTGTTGACAAGGTGGTAGAACCCCAGACAGACATGAGACCGTCAAA ACTGGCCAAGCCCTGGCCCAACAGCGACCCTCCATTCTCATTCCAACATGTGATCACTCTTACTAGTGATGAACGTACCTTCACTGAAAAGCTGACGAAGGAGAGGATCTCTGGAAACCTGGATGCTCCTGAGGGGGGCTTTGATGCCATACTGCAAACTGCGGTCTGCGGG GATAAGATTGGCTGGCGTAATGATTCCACCCACCTCTTGGTATTCTCCACCGAGTCGGCCTTCCACTATGAGGCAGATGGTGCCAACGTCCTGTCAGGCATCTTGCCACGCAATGACGAGCAGTGCCACCTTGACACCCAGGGGAAATACACAATGGACACCAAGCAGGACTATCCCTCTGTACCAACCCTGGTTCGCTTGCTGGGAAATCACAACATTATCCCCATTTTTGCAGTTACTAAATACTCCTATAGCTATTATGAG AAGCTACAAGAGTATTTCCCAATTGCTGAGCTGGGTATACTACAGGAAGACTCTACTAACTTTATCGCCCTTCTGAGGAGTGCCTTTGCG aGTATCCGTTCTAAAATGAGTATCCGGGCACAAAACCCGATTTCAGCTATACAAGCTGAGGTCCAATCAGAAGTAGCGAGTACTGCACAGGCCGGATACTTCGAAATCAAGCCTGGAAACATA GGGAGGTTTAAGGTGCGCGTCAAGGCCAATGAGAAGGCAGGTGAGGGACATGTGTGTGAGCTGAAAAAGTCTGACAGGAATGGAGAGATAAGCGTGAAACCAACCACTTTCAGTGCAGATCTGAAAATCAACGCTGAGGTGCTTTGCCAAACCTGCAAGTGTGAGCAG GAACGCATGAAAAATGCACCAAAGTGTTCAGGCAATGGGGACCTGGTCTGTGGGACGTGCCAGTGTGCTCCTGGCTG GATGGGTCCATTCTGTAACTGCTCAGCTAAGTTGTCGTCGAACACAGAAAGTACCTGTCTGGGTCCAAACATGGCAAAGCCGTGTTCTGACCGAGGACAATGTCTGTgtggaacgtgtgtgtgtgaccaacCTGACCAGTATGAAGGACCCTACTGTCAGTTTCACAAGCTTCAGTGTCCACGCCACAGAGGTTTCCTCTGCTATG accatGGTAGCTGCTCcatgggacagtgtgtgtgtgcacacggcTGGAAAGGACAAGCTTGTGAGTGTCCCTTAAGTAACCAGACCTGTTTGGACACTAAAGGG GGTCTCTGTAACAACATTGgtgagtgtgaatgtggtcGTTGCAAGTGCCCGGACAAAGGTCTCCCCATGACCTCCACCTGTGAGCGTAACGTCCAGGCCCAGCGTGGGATGTGTGATGGCATGAGGAGCTGTGTCCAGTGTCAGGCCTGGAAGACGGGAGAGAAAAAGGCAAAGGACAAATGTGATACGTGCCCGTTCAAAGTCATCATGGTGGACAAGCTGAAGGAAAATGAAGATGTGTTTGAGACATGTGTATACCGCGACGAGGATGATGACTGCACGTACCAGTTCACCGTTGACTACTCTGACAAGCAAACTGAAAAGAATCTGGAAGTCCAGGGGCTCAAGAAGAAAG AATGTCCCCCTGGTAGTTTCCTGTGGCTGATTCCTCTCATCATGTTCCTCATGTTATTGCTGGGTCTGCTGCTGCTCTGCTGCTGGAAGTACTGTGCATGCTGCAAG GCCTTTCTTGCTCTTCTACCATGCTGTGGCAAAG GGCGTATGGTTGGTTTCAAGGAGGACCAGTACATGCTCCGACAATCCCTGCTCACCTCTGACCACCTGGACACGCCCTTAGTGAGGACCGGCCCACCCAAGAGCACTGATGTTGTTCGCTGGAAGATCACGGATAATGTCCACCGACCACCCAGCCACCCACTGGCGCAGGTCCAGCCCGACCCTAAACAGATCA TTCCTTTCCCCCTGTCCCTTCGCCTGGTCAGGTTGTTCTCAGACAACCTGTCCCGTCAAGACTCCAGAGATTCTGAGCTTCTACGAAGGGAGGTTAATGACAAc CTGAATGAAGTGTACAAGCAAATTCCTTATGCCAAGGCAGTTGAGGATACTACATTTAG ATTACAGAGAAATGCTGGTAAAAGGAAGGATCACACCATCGTGGACACGGTTCTGCACGCTCCTCGCTCCAGCTACCCTGACATCGTCCAACTGACTGAGAAAAATGTCCAGTCTGGAAACTTCCAAGATGTTAAAGTGATGCCAAACTACTACACAGTGGCCACAGATagag aggCAACTGGTGCCGTAGAGTTCCAGGAGGGGGTGGAGATGGTGGATGTGCGTGTGCCGCTCTTCATCAAGGATGAAGATGATGACGAGAAGCGGCTGCTGTTGAAGGCGGTAGATGTTCCTCTGGGCATTGCTGAGATAGGGAAACGCTTTGTCAACATCACTATTATTAAAGAACATG cCAAGAGTGTTCTGACATTCCTCCAGCCTGCCTACACCTACAGCCGACAGGACAAAGTGGCTAACATCCCCATCAGCAGAGAGATCATAGAAGATGGAAACACACAGGTCACGTACCGCACCAGAGACCTCACCGCTAAGGACAAGAAG GACTATGTGGCTGTGGATGGGGTCCTGCCCTACGGACCTGGTGAGACCCAGAAGAACGTCCCTGTGAGTCTGTTGGAGCTTGGAAAGGGGGATAGTCTGCTGGACACACAGGTCAAACAGTTTGTCATGGACCTCAGTAACCCAAAACAGGGAGCCAAGTTGGGAAGATACCCAAGAACAACCGTCACCATCACTGACCAACCAG AGCCTAGTGTGGTCATGTTTAAGAAGAGCACCCAGAACTTCAGCACCGCTGACCCAACCTACTCCATCCCTGTGGTCCGCACCCGCAATGCGGAGGGTCCCGCCATGGTCCACTGGAAGACCCGCAGTTCCAAGCGCTATGACCTGTCCGGTCCCCTCAAGTTTGCTCCCGGCGAGACAGAGAAGAACATTGTGATTGACCCACGATCGGTTAAACCAGAAAGCCCGGTCAAACCAGAAACCTTCCAACTCGAGCTGTTCGACCCCAGTGAGAACACAGCGGtcggggagagaaagataacGATGGTCAATGTTACCGATGGAG GACGCCCAGAGGTGGCCCAGATGCAGAGTAAGGGCTTCAGCCATCCAGTCGCGTCCCCGGGTGGCCGTCTCCTCTCTCCGACCAACGTGAAGGCCACAGCCACCGGGCCCCGGAACATCCGCCTTAACTGGGACTCCTTAGGAAACTCCCTAGGCTACAAG GTGAAGTATTGGATCTATGGGGACCCAGAGGCTGACGCGCAGGTGATGGATGTGAAGACCACCCAAGCTGAGCTGACCAAACTTTACCCCTACTGTGACTACGAGATGAAGGTGTGTGGCTACAATGCCCTGGGAGATGGAAACTACAGTGAAATGGTGCCCTGTCAGACCCTGGAGGATG TCCCTAGTGAGCCCGGTCGTCTGGCCTTCAATGTTATAAGTCCAACTGTCACTCAGGTCAGCTGGGCGGAGCCTGCCGAGCCCAATGGCGTCATCACTGCCTACGAGGTCATCTACACACCCATCAATGAGGACAACA AGCAAATGGGTGTTTCTAAGAAGGTGAAGATAGACAACCCTAAGAAAAGGATGTTGCTGATTGAGAACCTGCAGTCAGCCCAGACTTACTTCTACCAGGTCCGTGCCAAGAACAGTGTCGGCTGGGGCCCCTTCAAAGACGCTACCATCAACCTAGCTTCACAGCCGACCAGACCCATGTCCA TACCTATCATCCCAGACATCCCGATAGTGGACGCGGAGGCAGGGGAGGATTACGACAGTTACCTGATGTACAGCAGTGAGGTCCTCAAGTCACCAACAGGCTCCAAGAGACCCAGCGTCTCAGACGAAG AGCAAGTAAACGGGAGGTGGGAACAGAACTTCCTGTTCCCTGGAGGCGGTGGTTCAATGTCACGCAGCGCAAATATGTCTTCGTCAAGCTACGGCCAGGCTTCTCCCATGTCCACACTCAGCTCCAACCAcagaggagggggtgggggctCCATGACCATGGATTCCACCACCACATACATCTCTGGACAAG GAGGAACCTCCCTCTCTCGTACACAGATGATTGGGGGCGGCACACGGACAGAGAACGTTGTCATGAGAAAGCGGTCGGAGAACAGAGGCTACTATGAGTATGACGACAACATCCGAGATTCCATTGTCATAGGAGACATGCACAGTGGATTGTCAGGCTACTCTGAAGGCCAAA GTACATATGGCTTCAGCCCAACTAAGACTCTTACATCGAGTCAGTACAGCTACGGTATGTCTCAGGCTTTTCGGGGCAGGACCCATTCTGAGGATGTCAACGATGTGCTACTGAACCTGGACAGGGTGCTCCTGG AGTCTCGGCCCTCTCCTGGGGTCCCTGACACTCCCACAAGGCTGGTGTTCTCTGCCCTGGGCCCCACAGCCCTGAAGGTCAGCTGGCAGGAGCCACACTGCGAGAGGGACGTGCTGGGTTACTGTGTCCTGTACCAGCTGCTGAATGGAG GTGATGTGAAGCGTATTAACGTGTCCAGCCCAGCAGAGAACTCCGTGGTTGTGCAGGATCTGCTTCCTAACCACTCGTACCTGTTCAAGGTGAAGGCTCAGAGTCAGGAGGGCTGGGGaccggagagagagggagtcatCACCATAGAGTCAGCCGTCGACCCCAACAGTCCACTGAGCCCAATGCCTG GTTCTCCCTTCACTCTGAGCACCCCCAGTGCTCCCGGCCCCCTGGTGTTCACAGCTCTGTCCCCCGAGGCACTTCAGCTGAGCTGGGACAAACCACGCAAACCCAATGGAGACATCCTGGGCTATGTGGTCACCTGTGAACAGCTGCACGGAGGAG GGGACATGCGTACCTTCCAGGTGAGCGGTGACAGTGCCGAGACCAGTTTGACTGTTCCAAACCTGAGAGAAAACATGCCGTACAAGTTCAAAGTTCAGGCCAAGACGACCCAGGGCTTCGGGCCCGAGAGGGAGGGTATCATTACCATAGAGTCTCAGGAAGGGG GTAGCGTGTCTCAAATAAGTGGAATAGGTGGTATGTCTCAACTGGGAGGCCTAAGCGGTTTGTCTCAACTAGGAGGCATGTCTCAGTACAGCACCCAGTCAGTGACCAACAGAGAAGTGTTCCAACTGCCGACCGACGTCACCACCCACACCAACGTAACACACACCATGGTTAACGACCCCTACTTCTCAG GAGACGGTATGATGATGACTGGTATGACGACTCAGCACATAGAGACCGGGGGCATGGTGACACGTCATGTGACCAAGGAGGTGGTTCAGAGGAGCATGCAGATGGCTGGCACCAGCAGCGTCACCAAGAAGGTCGAGAGGTCGTTCTATGAGACCTGA